In Brevibacillus brevis NBRC 100599, a single genomic region encodes these proteins:
- a CDS encoding nucleobase:cation symporter-2 family protein: MLAKHKIVTLGLQHILAMYAGAVVVPLIIGGALNLTPTQIAYLIAADLFTCGIATLLQVLGTRYTGIRLPVVLGCTFTAVGPIIAIASTSNLATAYGAIIISGIFVVLAAPLFGKLLRFFPTVVQGSVVTIIGLSLIPVAMNNAAGGQGMPDFGQPHNLLLALGTLVIILLINRFFTGFIRAISVLLGLIVGTAVAYTMGMVSFANVAEASWFSVVEPFYFGTPQFSIVAIVTMILVNIISMAESTGVYFALGKVTNTKVTDHDVVKGLRGEGVAIVLGGIFNAFPYTAFSQNVGLVSLTGIKSRDVMIGAGGILVVLGLLPKLAALTTVIPNAVLGGAMIAMFGMVVASGINILSQVDLSKNENLLIAACSIAVGLGSAAVPTMFDQLPTLAKMMLQNGIVTGSLTAVILNILLVHTNKKASQTAPANVTVSEAS; encoded by the coding sequence ATGCTAGCCAAACATAAAATTGTTACTTTGGGCTTACAGCACATTCTTGCCATGTATGCAGGAGCCGTCGTCGTACCGTTGATCATCGGTGGTGCTTTGAATCTGACTCCTACGCAAATCGCTTATTTGATTGCTGCTGACCTTTTCACATGCGGAATCGCGACGCTCTTGCAAGTTCTTGGTACACGTTATACGGGGATTCGCCTTCCTGTTGTGCTAGGCTGTACGTTTACAGCAGTAGGACCGATCATTGCGATTGCGTCTACGAGTAATCTAGCGACCGCTTACGGTGCCATCATCATATCGGGTATATTCGTTGTCTTGGCAGCTCCACTGTTTGGCAAGCTGCTGCGCTTTTTCCCAACCGTGGTACAAGGTTCAGTTGTTACAATCATTGGACTGTCGCTCATTCCCGTTGCGATGAACAACGCAGCTGGCGGACAAGGCATGCCGGACTTTGGACAACCGCACAATTTGCTTTTGGCTTTAGGAACGTTGGTTATCATTTTGCTTATTAATCGTTTCTTTACCGGTTTTATTCGTGCGATTTCTGTTCTGCTCGGCTTGATTGTCGGTACGGCTGTCGCTTACACGATGGGGATGGTCAGCTTCGCGAATGTTGCGGAAGCCTCTTGGTTTAGTGTGGTTGAACCGTTTTACTTCGGTACACCACAGTTCAGTATTGTGGCCATTGTTACCATGATTCTCGTCAATATCATCAGCATGGCTGAGTCCACTGGTGTTTACTTTGCACTCGGTAAAGTGACCAATACAAAAGTGACGGATCATGATGTTGTCAAAGGATTGCGCGGAGAAGGTGTCGCAATCGTACTGGGTGGCATTTTCAACGCATTCCCTTACACGGCTTTTTCGCAAAACGTCGGTTTGGTTTCCTTGACTGGCATTAAATCGCGCGATGTGATGATTGGTGCCGGTGGAATCCTGGTCGTTCTCGGATTACTGCCAAAGCTGGCAGCTTTGACAACGGTCATTCCTAACGCGGTATTGGGTGGGGCCATGATCGCTATGTTCGGGATGGTTGTTGCATCAGGTATCAATATTCTTTCGCAGGTTGACCTGAGCAAAAACGAAAATCTGCTGATCGCTGCTTGCAGTATCGCTGTTGGACTAGGCTCTGCTGCGGTTCCGACGATGTTCGATCAACTGCCTACTTTGGCAAAAATGATGCTGCAAAATGGTATCGTGACAGGTTCTTTGACGGCAGTCATTTTGAATATCTTGCTTGTTCATACGAATAAAAAAGCATCTCAGACTGCTCCGGCAAATGTAACTGTTTCGGAAGCGTCTTAA
- a CDS encoding xanthine phosphoribosyltransferase: MKELQERIVQDGKVLSASVLKVDAFLNHQVDPQLTMKIGQRFAELFAGENITKVVTIEASGIHFAMATSFALGVPFIYAKKKKAVTLTEEVYSAPVHSFTRQETYQISVSRQYLSKEDRVLIVDDFLATGAALVGLTNIVKDAGAHLVGVGAVIEKSFQEGRGLLEQAGVRIESLARIESMSPEGIHFIEEEPARV; the protein is encoded by the coding sequence ATGAAAGAATTACAAGAGCGCATCGTACAGGATGGCAAGGTACTGTCGGCATCCGTTTTGAAGGTGGATGCGTTTTTGAACCACCAGGTAGATCCGCAATTGACGATGAAGATCGGGCAACGCTTTGCCGAGTTGTTCGCTGGTGAAAACATTACAAAAGTCGTGACGATTGAGGCAAGTGGAATTCATTTTGCTATGGCAACTTCCTTTGCTTTGGGTGTTCCCTTTATTTATGCGAAAAAGAAAAAAGCTGTCACGCTGACAGAGGAAGTATATTCTGCTCCTGTTCATTCCTTTACCCGTCAGGAAACGTACCAAATCAGTGTTTCCCGTCAGTATTTGTCCAAAGAAGACCGCGTATTGATTGTCGATGACTTCTTGGCTACGGGAGCTGCTCTGGTAGGGCTTACGAATATTGTCAAAGATGCCGGTGCTCATCTCGTTGGAGTGGGCGCTGTTATTGAAAAAAGCTTCCAGGAGGGCCGCGGTCTCTTGGAGCAAGCTGGCGTACGAATCGAATCATTGGCACGTATTGAATCGATGTCACCAGAAGGCATTCATTTTATTGAAGAAGAGCCTGCTCGCGTATAA
- the rsgA gene encoding ribosome small subunit-dependent GTPase A, whose amino-acid sequence MNQTTNQQVLQSMGWNEYFANHFTPYAEQGFSVGRITLEHKRIYRLWSEHGELLGEVTGKLRYEATGREDFPAVGDWVVISARPEEKKASIHGLLPRKSKFSRKVAGDTVEEQIVAANVDTVFLVNSLNNDLNLRRIERYLILAWESGANPVIVLSKADLCDDLDACMAEIESIAIGVPVHVVSAEQGEGLDQLAPYLGEGQTIALMGSSGVGKSTLINKLSGAEMQKVSGVREGDDRGRHTTTHRELFRLPSGALMIDTPGMRELQLWEADEGFRGAFDDIESIAETCRFNDCKHMREPGCAVQAAINDGSLEKARFDSYLKLQRELAHLARKEDARLAAAERDKWKKLNVQMREKKPKR is encoded by the coding sequence GTGAATCAAACAACCAATCAACAAGTATTGCAATCTATGGGCTGGAATGAGTATTTTGCTAATCATTTTACCCCTTATGCTGAGCAAGGCTTCAGTGTGGGACGTATCACACTTGAACATAAACGTATTTATCGTCTGTGGAGTGAGCATGGCGAGCTCCTAGGCGAGGTAACAGGTAAGCTTCGTTATGAGGCAACCGGACGAGAAGATTTTCCGGCTGTCGGGGACTGGGTAGTGATCAGTGCCCGCCCAGAGGAAAAGAAAGCCTCGATCCACGGACTTCTTCCACGTAAGAGCAAGTTTTCCCGCAAGGTAGCTGGGGATACAGTGGAAGAGCAGATTGTGGCTGCGAACGTCGATACGGTTTTCCTCGTGAATTCCTTAAACAATGATTTAAATCTACGCAGGATTGAACGCTATCTCATTCTTGCGTGGGAAAGTGGAGCCAATCCGGTGATTGTGCTATCCAAAGCAGATTTGTGTGACGATCTGGATGCATGTATGGCAGAGATAGAATCAATCGCGATCGGAGTACCTGTTCACGTAGTCAGTGCTGAGCAGGGAGAAGGACTGGATCAGCTCGCACCGTATTTGGGCGAGGGCCAGACGATTGCCTTGATGGGTTCCTCTGGTGTTGGAAAATCCACGTTGATCAATAAATTGAGCGGAGCGGAGATGCAAAAAGTCAGTGGCGTGCGTGAAGGTGATGACCGTGGCCGCCATACGACGACTCATCGCGAACTGTTCCGATTGCCGAGTGGTGCTCTTATGATCGATACACCGGGTATGAGGGAACTCCAGCTCTGGGAGGCAGATGAGGGCTTCCGCGGTGCCTTTGACGATATCGAGTCCATTGCGGAAACATGCCGTTTCAATGATTGCAAGCATATGCGCGAGCCCGGCTGTGCTGTTCAAGCTGCTATCAATGATGGATCATTGGAAAAGGCACGCTTTGACAGTTACCTAAAGCTCCAACGCGAATTGGCACATCTGGCACGCAAAGAAGACGCAAGGCTTGCTGCTGCTGAAAGGGATAAATGGAAGAAGCTCAACGTTCAAATGCGGGAGAAAAAACCAAAGAGATAA
- a CDS encoding WYL domain-containing protein, protein MIQELRRYAARQQAVEIIYLKKDGEASRRTIRVVHIDGNKGSLKAYCYRRKAYRVFVLENILAIAPVSGYFAG, encoded by the coding sequence ATGATTCAGGAGTTGAGAAGGTACGCAGCGAGGCAGCAAGCAGTGGAGATCATCTATTTGAAGAAGGATGGAGAGGCTAGCAGGCGTACGATTCGTGTGGTTCATATCGATGGGAACAAAGGGAGCTTGAAAGCATACTGTTATAGGAGGAAGGCGTATCGTGTATTTGTGTTAGAAAACATTTTGGCGATCGCACCTGTGTCAGGGTATTTTGCCGGATAA
- a CDS encoding DUF4265 domain-containing protein produces MEDKLTLIKVFAGTSSQETVLEELPAEYLSDQKFKLCASPGLALGLAKGDTIKLHPNGDFELIKHGGNFCIQIYKEQPIKEKIEAVESIVKKELSGSLDGFYNGSLAFTAPISNGFHATNHTFNKIRDVLEAEYYYSNIYKNPYDFEDEELVSWARDLD; encoded by the coding sequence ATGGAAGATAAATTAACATTGATTAAAGTTTTTGCTGGCACAAGTTCGCAGGAAACAGTTTTAGAAGAGCTTCCTGCAGAATACCTAAGCGATCAAAAATTCAAATTATGTGCATCTCCAGGGCTAGCTCTCGGTCTTGCGAAAGGAGATACAATAAAACTCCATCCCAACGGAGATTTTGAGTTAATAAAGCATGGCGGTAATTTCTGTATTCAAATTTACAAAGAGCAGCCTATCAAAGAAAAGATAGAAGCAGTTGAATCTATAGTTAAAAAAGAACTATCAGGCTCTCTAGATGGATTTTATAATGGTTCACTCGCGTTTACTGCTCCAATCAGTAATGGATTTCATGCAACCAATCATACGTTTAATAAAATTAGAGACGTCCTAGAAGCAGAGTACTATTACTCTAATATTTACAAGAATCCATATGATTTTGAAGATGAAGAGTTAGTTAGTTGGGCTAGAGATCTGGATTAA